One window of Salegentibacter sp. Hel_I_6 genomic DNA carries:
- the panC gene encoding pantoate--beta-alanine ligase: MQVFKEKTILKAAIDAEKSKGKTIGLVPTMGALHQGHLSLVKQALQTCEQVIISIFVNPTQFNNPADLEKYPRTLDEDIKLLQEASKNLWVFAPTANELYGDNISSEQFNFDGLEQVMEGKYRNGHFDGVGTIVKRLFNIVEPHKAFFGEKDFQQLQIVRKLTEKSELPVEIIGCPILREDNGLARSSRNERLDKNQREKASFIYQTLLKTRQLFGLKSAEYIHNWVKEQFKNHPVLELEYFEIANTQTLKKINRKRKGNSYRAFIAAYAGDIRLIDNIALNNQE; encoded by the coding sequence GCCGAAAAATCTAAAGGTAAAACCATAGGTTTAGTACCCACCATGGGTGCTTTACACCAGGGCCATTTATCTCTGGTTAAACAAGCGCTACAAACTTGCGAACAGGTGATTATCAGTATTTTTGTGAACCCAACGCAATTTAATAATCCAGCCGATCTTGAGAAGTATCCACGCACTTTAGACGAAGACATAAAACTCCTTCAAGAAGCCAGTAAAAACCTTTGGGTTTTTGCTCCTACCGCCAACGAATTATACGGCGATAATATAAGTTCTGAGCAGTTTAATTTCGACGGTTTAGAGCAAGTTATGGAAGGAAAATATAGAAACGGACATTTTGACGGGGTAGGAACTATCGTAAAAAGATTATTTAATATCGTAGAGCCACATAAAGCTTTTTTTGGTGAAAAAGATTTTCAACAACTTCAAATTGTTAGAAAATTAACCGAAAAGTCCGAACTTCCGGTAGAAATAATAGGCTGCCCAATTCTAAGGGAAGATAATGGCCTGGCAAGAAGCTCCAGAAATGAGAGACTGGATAAAAACCAGCGAGAAAAAGCTTCTTTCATTTATCAAACACTCCTAAAAACCAGGCAACTATTTGGCCTAAAAAGTGCAGAATATATCCACAACTGGGTAAAAGAGCAATTTAAAAATCATCCCGTCCTTGAACTGGAATATTTTGAAATTGCAAACACCCAAACTTTAAAAAAAATAAATCGAAAAAGAAAAGGCAATTCCTACCGTGCATTTATCGCAGCCTATGCAGGCGATATTAGACTTATAGACAACATTGCCCTAAACAATCAAGAATAA
- the panD gene encoding aspartate 1-decarboxylase produces the protein MQVHVVKSKIHRVKVTGADLNYIGSITIDEDLMEAANIIEGEKVQIVNNNNGERLETYVIPGPRNSGEITLNGAAARKVAKGDVLILIAYAIMDFEEAKAFKPSLVFPNEETNLLS, from the coding sequence ATGCAAGTTCACGTAGTAAAATCTAAAATACATCGCGTAAAAGTTACCGGAGCCGACCTAAATTATATTGGGAGCATTACCATAGATGAAGATCTAATGGAAGCTGCTAATATTATTGAAGGTGAAAAAGTTCAAATTGTAAATAACAATAATGGCGAACGTTTAGAGACTTATGTTATCCCTGGACCAAGAAATTCTGGGGAGATCACTTTAAACGGGGCTGCCGCAAGAAAAGTAGCAAAAGGTGACGTTTTAATTCTTATCGCCTATGCAATTATGGATTTCGAAGAAGCAAAAGCCTTTAAACCTTCCCTGGTTTTTCCTAATGAAGAAACCAATCTATTGAGCTAA
- a CDS encoding lysylphosphatidylglycerol synthase transmembrane domain-containing protein, translating into MKKKIIKILKIILPLLLGVFLVWYSLKSATPQEREELWQNILNANPWFLLLSMLFGGLSHLSRAYRWNYLLEPMGYKPRLANNFMAVMAGYLANFGIPRSGEVLRAASLSSYEKIPFEKAFGTIISERIADVIVMLSITALTLFLQTEHLLAYFEANEINPLISVGILLVLVLIGVLALQLIKKSKLPFLIRIKKMAKGLLEGMRSILKMKQKWAFIFHTLFIWIMYILMFYVVIFSVPGLGNTDFSIIMAAFVVGSFAISATNGGIGVYPVAIGAILVLFDISKQNGEAFGWITWGTQTLLVLILGGLSFIFLPIFNRRK; encoded by the coding sequence TTGAAAAAAAAGATAATCAAAATACTTAAAATTATACTCCCACTATTACTGGGAGTTTTTTTAGTTTGGTATTCTTTAAAAAGTGCCACTCCCCAGGAACGCGAAGAATTATGGCAAAATATTTTAAATGCTAATCCCTGGTTCTTGCTGTTATCAATGCTTTTTGGTGGGCTTTCACATCTCTCAAGAGCCTATCGTTGGAACTATCTTTTAGAACCTATGGGTTACAAACCAAGATTAGCCAATAATTTTATGGCAGTTATGGCGGGTTATTTAGCAAACTTCGGAATTCCCCGTTCGGGAGAAGTTTTGCGCGCAGCAAGCCTTAGCAGTTATGAGAAAATTCCCTTTGAAAAAGCTTTCGGCACCATAATTTCTGAAAGAATTGCCGATGTAATTGTAATGTTAAGCATAACAGCGCTCACCCTATTCCTCCAAACTGAACATCTCCTGGCATACTTTGAGGCTAATGAAATTAACCCATTAATAAGTGTGGGAATTTTATTGGTTCTAGTTCTAATAGGAGTTTTAGCGCTCCAATTAATCAAAAAATCTAAACTTCCATTTTTGATTCGAATAAAAAAAATGGCAAAAGGCTTATTAGAAGGGATGCGTAGCATTTTAAAAATGAAGCAGAAATGGGCATTTATATTTCATACCCTTTTTATTTGGATTATGTATATTCTCATGTTTTATGTGGTTATATTTTCTGTCCCAGGACTTGGTAATACTGATTTTTCCATAATCATGGCGGCCTTTGTAGTCGGTTCTTTTGCGATTTCCGCAACAAATGGCGGAATTGGAGTTTATCCAGTTGCCATTGGAGCAATATTGGTGCTTTTTGACATTTCTAAGCAAAATGGCGAAGCTTTTGGCTGGATCACCTGGGGCACGCAAACCTTACTGGTGCTCATCTTAGGCGGACTTTCCTTCATATTTCTTCCTATTTTCAACCGTCGAAAATAA
- a CDS encoding alpha/beta hydrolase, producing MIKKLLIFVLIVAPLLSSAQTLYETISSKKLGETREIKIQLPRNYEENTEKTYPVILVLDGDYLFEPMAGNVDYYSYWEDAPEMIVVGINQSKSRMDDAYYDERNFLPADKGAAFFEFLGMELMQHLDNKYRTADFRVIAGHDYTANFINYYLLKSDPIFDGYINLSPDLAPPMADRISNALAKSETKKWLYLATGTEDIPQLKKGIEDLNSQLSAIENKLVSYNFDNFENATHYSLVGKAIPAALESLFNVYRPISKKDYNELLLQTSVSSVQFLTDKYESINQLYGIQKKIRLEDFMAVHNAIEKTRRWDDYKGLSELAYDSYPGTMLGTFFEARYEEETGNPKKAMRTYQNAYGQEKIAFLDTDFMLAKADAIKKDFGY from the coding sequence ATGATTAAAAAATTACTAATTTTTGTGCTGATAGTGGCGCCGCTACTCAGTTCAGCACAAACTCTTTATGAAACGATTTCTTCCAAAAAACTTGGTGAAACAAGAGAAATCAAGATTCAACTCCCAAGAAATTACGAGGAAAATACCGAAAAAACCTATCCAGTTATCCTGGTTCTCGATGGGGATTACCTATTTGAACCAATGGCAGGAAATGTAGATTATTACTCATACTGGGAAGATGCTCCTGAAATGATTGTGGTTGGTATCAACCAGAGCAAATCGCGAATGGATGACGCCTATTATGATGAGCGAAATTTTCTTCCGGCAGATAAAGGTGCAGCCTTTTTTGAATTTCTGGGAATGGAACTTATGCAACATTTAGATAATAAGTATCGTACCGCAGATTTTCGAGTAATTGCCGGGCATGATTACACCGCAAATTTCATTAATTATTATTTATTGAAATCTGATCCTATTTTTGATGGTTACATCAACCTTAGTCCAGATCTTGCCCCACCAATGGCAGACCGCATTAGTAATGCCCTGGCAAAGTCTGAAACTAAAAAGTGGCTTTATCTAGCCACCGGAACAGAGGATATTCCACAGCTTAAAAAGGGAATTGAAGATTTAAACTCGCAGCTTTCAGCAATAGAGAACAAACTGGTGAGCTACAATTTTGATAATTTTGAAAATGCCACGCACTATTCGCTGGTAGGCAAAGCTATTCCTGCCGCATTAGAAAGTTTATTTAATGTTTATCGCCCAATTAGCAAGAAAGATTATAATGAGCTTTTGCTACAAACTTCAGTTTCTTCAGTTCAATTTTTAACCGATAAATATGAAAGTATAAATCAACTTTACGGTATTCAGAAAAAAATCAGGTTAGAAGATTTCATGGCAGTTCACAACGCAATTGAAAAAACCAGACGCTGGGATGATTATAAAGGATTAAGTGAATTAGCCTATGACAGTTATCCGGGAACTATGTTGGGAACTTTCTTTGAAGCCCGATATGAAGAGGAAACCGGAAATCCTAAAAAAGCGATGCGTACTTATCAAAATGCTTACGGCCAGGAAAAGATCGCATTCCTAGATACCGATTTTATGCTTGCTAAAGCCGATGCAATTAAAAAAGATTTCGGTTATTAG
- the radA gene encoding DNA repair protein RadA, producing MAKVKSTFYCQNCGSQYAKWQGKCSACGEWNTIAEEIVEKPDAKDWKSPSEREAKRTAKPLKIAEIENSPQNRWHTGNNELDRVLGGGLVPGSLTLLGGEPGIGKSTLLLQISLQLNYKVLYVSGEESQQQIKMRAERINPVAANCYILTETKTQNIFRQIEAIEPEVIIIDSIQTLHSDYIESAPGSISQIRECTAELIKFAKETNTPVILIGHITKEGSIAGPKVLEHMVDTVLQFEGDRNHVYRILRAHKNRFGSTHELGIYEMQGSGLREVSNPSEILISKNDEDLSGTAISATLEGMRPLMIEIQALVSTAVYGTPQRSATGYNVKRLNMLLAVLEKRAGFRLGAKDVFLNITGGISVDDPAIDLAVIAAILSSNEDISIPKDICFAAEVGLAGEIRPVTRVEQRIMEAEKLGFSGIMVSKQSKIPKNNFSINIIKVAKIEDVVSHLFG from the coding sequence ATGGCCAAGGTTAAATCAACTTTTTACTGCCAAAATTGTGGCAGCCAATATGCAAAATGGCAAGGCAAATGCAGCGCTTGTGGAGAATGGAATACTATTGCGGAAGAAATTGTAGAAAAACCCGATGCAAAAGATTGGAAATCTCCCAGCGAGCGCGAAGCTAAACGCACTGCCAAACCATTAAAAATAGCTGAAATTGAAAATAGCCCTCAAAACCGATGGCATACCGGCAATAATGAGCTGGATCGTGTTTTAGGTGGCGGACTTGTACCGGGATCGCTCACCCTACTGGGCGGAGAACCGGGCATAGGAAAAAGCACACTTCTACTCCAAATTTCGCTTCAATTAAACTACAAAGTTTTATATGTTTCCGGTGAAGAAAGTCAGCAGCAAATAAAAATGCGTGCAGAACGTATTAATCCTGTAGCTGCTAATTGCTACATTTTAACCGAAACCAAAACCCAAAATATCTTCAGGCAAATTGAAGCTATTGAGCCGGAAGTAATTATTATAGACTCTATACAAACCCTACATAGCGATTATATTGAAAGCGCGCCGGGAAGTATTTCTCAAATAAGAGAATGTACGGCAGAACTTATAAAATTCGCGAAAGAAACCAACACTCCGGTTATTTTAATTGGGCATATTACCAAAGAAGGTAGCATTGCCGGCCCCAAAGTTTTAGAGCACATGGTAGATACCGTTTTGCAATTTGAAGGCGATAGAAATCATGTATATCGAATTCTAAGAGCTCATAAAAACCGCTTTGGCTCTACCCACGAACTCGGCATTTACGAAATGCAGGGCAGCGGCTTACGAGAAGTTTCTAATCCTTCAGAAATTCTTATCTCCAAAAACGATGAAGATCTTAGCGGAACAGCGATTTCAGCCACGCTGGAAGGCATGCGCCCACTTATGATAGAAATCCAGGCGCTGGTAAGCACTGCGGTTTATGGCACTCCGCAACGTTCTGCCACCGGTTATAATGTAAAAAGATTAAATATGCTACTGGCGGTTTTAGAAAAACGAGCCGGTTTTAGGCTTGGTGCAAAAGATGTTTTCCTGAATATCACCGGCGGAATTAGCGTAGATGATCCGGCTATAGATCTTGCAGTAATCGCTGCCATATTATCTTCAAATGAAGATATTTCAATCCCAAAAGATATTTGTTTTGCAGCTGAAGTTGGCCTGGCAGGAGAAATTAGGCCCGTTACCCGCGTAGAACAGCGCATTATGGAAGCTGAAAAACTCGGTTTTTCCGGAATTATGGTTTCCAAACAAAGTAAGATCCCAAAAAATAACTTCAGCATAAATATTATAAAAGTGGCTAAAATTGAAGATGTGGTAAGTCATTTGTTTGGCTAA
- a CDS encoding M23 family metallopeptidase — protein sequence MKQITILSLFLILIISGCSQVNKAADFITNPTAKEKYKRDFNISDELFSLWENSAETAFQDSVAINLPYAETGKFFPKSFPVYSYEIELRPGEVFSLEIKTDSTKQLVFAELFKKIDDTIPKFEKIESADFQKKNFSFEAEKSATYKIVIQPEIEAHTAFSFKLEKNPAYLFPVASGANTNVQSYWGDNRDGGARSHEGIDIFAKRGTPVVAATNGSIGYTGEKGLGGKQVWLRDRKRGQSLYYAHLDSIANVSGNVNRGDTLGFVGNTGNARTTPPHLHFGIYKSYRGAINPLHFVYQIDPMETDPEILDSIPRSLIVNSSKANLRNKPTTSNSKILSTLKAQDTLRFLGKTNEWFHVRTSANKASFIHQSLVKSI from the coding sequence ATGAAGCAGATTACAATTTTAAGCCTATTCCTTATTCTAATTATTTCTGGATGTTCCCAGGTAAATAAAGCAGCTGATTTTATAACAAATCCAACCGCTAAAGAAAAATATAAACGCGATTTTAATATTTCAGATGAATTGTTCTCCCTTTGGGAAAATTCCGCCGAAACCGCTTTTCAGGATAGTGTAGCTATAAATTTGCCCTACGCCGAAACCGGTAAATTCTTCCCTAAAAGTTTTCCTGTATATTCGTATGAAATCGAACTCCGCCCCGGCGAAGTTTTTAGTTTAGAAATTAAAACCGATTCTACAAAACAGCTGGTTTTCGCAGAGCTTTTCAAAAAAATTGATGATACAATTCCAAAATTTGAGAAAATAGAATCTGCAGATTTTCAAAAGAAAAATTTCAGTTTTGAAGCAGAAAAAAGCGCGACCTATAAAATAGTGATCCAGCCCGAAATTGAAGCGCATACAGCTTTTAGCTTTAAATTAGAGAAAAACCCTGCTTATTTATTTCCAGTGGCTTCCGGGGCAAATACCAACGTGCAAAGTTACTGGGGAGATAATCGTGACGGGGGCGCAAGAAGCCACGAGGGTATTGATATTTTTGCGAAACGAGGTACTCCTGTAGTCGCTGCTACTAACGGTAGTATTGGTTATACCGGTGAAAAGGGTTTGGGTGGCAAACAGGTTTGGCTACGAGATCGTAAGCGCGGTCAGTCGCTTTATTATGCCCATTTAGATAGTATTGCTAATGTTTCAGGAAATGTAAACCGAGGCGATACTTTGGGGTTTGTAGGTAATACGGGAAATGCCAGGACCACGCCACCACATCTACACTTTGGAATTTATAAGAGTTATAGAGGTGCGATAAATCCGTTACATTTTGTCTATCAAATTGACCCAATGGAAACCGATCCTGAAATCCTGGATAGTATTCCTCGTAGCTTAATCGTTAATAGTAGCAAAGCTAATCTTAGAAATAAACCAACAACTTCAAATTCTAAAATTCTTAGCACTTTAAAAGCCCAGGATACGCTTCGGTTTTTAGGAAAAACAAACGAATGGTTTCATGTAAGAACCTCAGCGAATAAAGCATCTTTTATTCACCAGAGTTTGGTGAAATCAATTTAA
- a CDS encoding NADP(H)-dependent aldo-keto reductase: protein MKYTTLPNTDIKVSKICLGTMTWGEQNTEAEGHEQIEFALDKGVNFLDTAEMYAVPGRAETQGKTEEIIGTWFKKSGKREDVVLASKVVGPGEAMKHIRENLGFSKEAVTEALHKSLKRLQTDYIDLYQLHWPERNTNFFGKRGYERDEEEAWEENFQEVLETLSGFVKEGKIRQVGLSNETPYGVMRFLEESRKHNLPKMITVQNPYNLLNRKDEIGLTEVLHRENLGLFPYSPLGMGTLSGKHLDGIAKNSRLDLFPQYKRYSGEQAVKATRAYKEIAEKFNLNFAQMSLAFVNTRPFVSSNIIGATSIKQLEENIGSIDLELSEEVLEEINKVHETYPNPAP, encoded by the coding sequence ATGAAATATACCACACTCCCCAATACCGATATAAAAGTTAGTAAAATTTGCCTGGGTACCATGACCTGGGGCGAACAGAACACTGAAGCTGAAGGTCACGAACAAATAGAATTTGCACTGGATAAAGGAGTAAATTTTTTGGATACGGCTGAAATGTATGCGGTACCTGGAAGAGCCGAAACGCAAGGAAAAACTGAAGAAATTATAGGAACCTGGTTCAAAAAATCGGGAAAAAGGGAAGATGTGGTACTGGCTTCAAAAGTAGTTGGGCCGGGAGAAGCGATGAAGCATATTAGGGAAAATCTAGGTTTTTCTAAAGAAGCAGTCACCGAAGCCCTGCATAAAAGTTTAAAAAGATTACAAACCGATTATATAGATCTTTACCAGTTACACTGGCCGGAGAGAAATACTAACTTCTTCGGCAAAAGAGGTTATGAACGTGATGAAGAGGAAGCCTGGGAGGAGAATTTTCAGGAAGTTCTGGAGACTTTAAGTGGTTTTGTAAAAGAAGGTAAAATACGGCAGGTTGGCCTGTCTAATGAAACTCCTTACGGGGTAATGCGCTTTTTGGAAGAAAGCAGAAAGCATAATCTTCCAAAAATGATCACTGTACAAAATCCTTATAATTTACTTAACCGAAAAGATGAAATAGGGCTTACCGAAGTGCTTCACCGTGAAAACTTAGGCTTGTTTCCTTATTCGCCTTTAGGAATGGGAACTCTAAGCGGAAAACATTTAGACGGAATCGCCAAAAATTCGAGATTAGATCTTTTTCCGCAGTATAAAAGATATTCGGGAGAGCAGGCGGTAAAAGCTACGCGGGCTTACAAAGAGATCGCAGAAAAGTTCAACCTTAATTTTGCACAAATGTCGCTCGCTTTTGTAAATACACGGCCATTTGTAAGCAGTAATATTATTGGTGCAACCTCTATAAAACAACTTGAAGAAAATATAGGGAGTATAGATCTAGAGCTATCAGAAGAAGTTTTGGAGGAAATAAATAAAGTTCACGAAACTTATCCAAATCCTGCGCCTTAG
- a CDS encoding flagellar motor protein MotB, with the protein MKKILILTISAVFMLTSCVSSKNYKELESRHADLKRENRNTKAELDKYRNLDEEFSAVKEDYAKATAERDRLRDELESSRKNYTTLKNSYDALEENSSAAISENSRQNRQLLAELEEKEQALVAEKSRLDKLQRDLDARSRRVNELEELIAAKDAKMNSLKDAISKALTNFEGKGLTVEQRDGKVYVSMESKLLFSSGSWAVNTEGRQAVQQLGQVLAENPDIAVLIEGHTDNVPYGGSGPLNDNWDLSTKRATSIVQILKENNNIDPQNLTAAGRGEYAPIATNETAEGKAKNRRIEVILTPKLDEVTKLLNEE; encoded by the coding sequence ATGAAAAAAATACTTATTCTTACAATTTCAGCTGTTTTTATGCTGACATCCTGTGTTTCTTCGAAAAATTACAAAGAACTGGAAAGTAGACACGCCGATTTAAAACGCGAAAATCGAAACACGAAGGCTGAACTGGATAAATACCGGAATTTAGATGAAGAGTTTTCCGCAGTAAAAGAAGATTATGCTAAAGCTACGGCTGAGAGAGATCGTTTAAGAGATGAGTTGGAAAGTTCCCGAAAAAACTACACTACGCTTAAAAATTCTTATGATGCCTTAGAAGAGAATAGCTCAGCGGCAATTTCAGAAAACTCTAGGCAAAACCGTCAACTTTTAGCTGAGTTGGAGGAAAAGGAACAAGCTTTGGTGGCAGAAAAGTCTCGTTTAGACAAATTGCAAAGAGATCTTGATGCCCGCTCCAGAAGGGTAAATGAACTTGAAGAATTAATCGCTGCGAAAGATGCTAAAATGAATAGCCTAAAAGATGCGATCTCTAAGGCGCTTACCAATTTTGAAGGTAAAGGATTAACCGTGGAACAGCGCGATGGAAAAGTATATGTTTCCATGGAAAGTAAATTATTGTTCAGTTCGGGAAGTTGGGCGGTAAATACTGAAGGAAGACAGGCTGTACAACAATTAGGTCAGGTTTTGGCTGAAAATCCCGATATCGCAGTGTTGATTGAAGGGCATACCGATAATGTACCTTATGGAGGAAGCGGACCTTTAAACGATAACTGGGATCTTTCAACAAAAAGAGCGACCTCTATTGTTCAAATTTTGAAAGAGAATAATAATATAGATCCGCAGAATTTAACCGCTGCTGGACGTGGGGAATATGCTCCAATTGCAACTAATGAAACAGCTGAAGGAAAAGCAAAAAACCGAAGAATTGAGGTGATTTTAACACCAAAGTTAGATGAGGTTACTAAATTGCTGAACGAAGAGTAA
- a CDS encoding exodeoxyribonuclease III translates to MKIISYNVNGIRAAVRKGFLDWVQQANPDVVCLQEIKAQPEQLNLEDFEEAGYPYHYWYPAQKKGYSGVAILSKHKPIHIEYGTGIDYMDFEGRTIRADFEDFSIISLYLPSGTNIARLEHKLQFMDDFHKYVDNLKQDFPNLVICGDYNICHEAIDIHDPVRLKNVSGFLPVERKWIDNFMKSGFIDSFRHFNEEGDQYSWWSYRANARANNKGWRIDYNLVAEPLQEKLKRAVILPEAKHSDHCPILVELESDF, encoded by the coding sequence ATGAAAATTATTTCCTATAACGTAAACGGAATTAGAGCTGCCGTAAGAAAAGGCTTTTTAGATTGGGTACAACAGGCAAATCCAGATGTGGTTTGTTTACAGGAAATAAAGGCCCAGCCAGAGCAGTTGAATTTAGAAGATTTTGAAGAAGCCGGCTATCCTTATCATTACTGGTATCCTGCACAAAAGAAAGGTTACAGTGGCGTAGCGATTTTAAGTAAGCATAAACCCATACATATAGAGTACGGCACGGGGATAGATTATATGGATTTCGAAGGAAGAACTATTCGTGCCGATTTTGAAGATTTCTCGATAATAAGTTTGTATTTACCATCTGGAACCAATATTGCCCGTTTGGAACATAAACTCCAGTTTATGGACGATTTTCATAAATATGTAGATAATTTAAAACAGGATTTTCCCAATTTGGTGATTTGTGGTGATTATAATATTTGCCACGAAGCTATAGATATTCACGATCCTGTGAGGCTCAAAAATGTTTCAGGTTTTTTACCGGTAGAGCGTAAGTGGATCGATAATTTTATGAAAAGTGGTTTTATAGATTCATTCAGGCATTTTAATGAAGAAGGCGATCAATATTCATGGTGGAGTTATCGCGCAAATGCACGCGCCAATAATAAAGGCTGGCGTATAGATTATAATTTAGTTGCAGAGCCCTTGCAAGAAAAGCTAAAACGGGCCGTTATATTACCTGAAGCCAAACACAGCGATCATTGTCCTATTTTGGTAGAATTAGAATCAGACTTTTAG
- a CDS encoding DinB family protein, whose product MYTKDFISRLEEITIKFEKTFGSLSESQLHWKPNADTWSIAQNLDHLILINQSYFPMIDRLRNKDHKKPFTAKFGFLVNFFGRVILKSVQPENIKRTKTFSIWKPSESNNSEDILSRFFEHQEELKKKIIDSEDLLEQNAVISSPANPKIVYKIDAAFKIILAHEERHFRQAKKLLENQ is encoded by the coding sequence ATGTACACAAAAGATTTTATATCCAGGCTTGAGGAAATTACCATAAAGTTTGAAAAAACATTTGGAAGCTTGAGCGAATCTCAACTTCATTGGAAACCAAATGCCGATACCTGGAGTATCGCTCAAAATTTAGATCATCTTATTTTGATTAACCAGTCTTATTTTCCAATGATAGACCGGCTTCGTAATAAAGATCATAAAAAACCTTTTACCGCAAAATTTGGGTTTTTGGTTAATTTCTTTGGAAGAGTGATCTTAAAATCGGTACAGCCTGAAAACATTAAAAGAACCAAAACATTTTCTATTTGGAAACCTTCAGAAAGCAATAATTCTGAAGATATCTTATCCAGGTTTTTTGAACATCAGGAGGAATTAAAAAAGAAAATTATTGATTCTGAAGACCTGCTGGAACAAAATGCAGTAATTTCTTCACCTGCTAATCCTAAAATCGTGTATAAAATTGATGCAGCTTTTAAAATTATTCTTGCTCATGAAGAACGGCATTTTCGGCAAGCTAAAAAGCTATTGGAAAATCAATAA